The window TCACGGATCACTGCCGCCAGAATTTGAGGTGTGTTCAATCTCATAGGGTAGGCCTTGGTGTAAATAAATTATACCTAAGAAGGGATAATGCAATAATATCCCTTATAGGGGGTAAATACAAATTATCCCTTGCAAGGGATGTTACTGTGTCTATAGTTGGGATAACGTGTTGTATTTCGAAAACCGGCATAGCCTGAAATAAGTCATTGGTTGTGTCGGTGAGGCAAGAACGCTTGATGATTTGAAAGAGCAGCGTCGCTCTGATTTTTTGTAGCTATATAATTACAAAAATAATTAAAAGCCAACTATGTATTTATATAAATACATTTGGTGGTTTTATGCTGCAAGGCATGCCTGAAATAGGTGCACAGTATGCGGAACAACGCAAAGCTAAAGGCGGAACACAAGCTGATGCGGCAACGCGGGTGAATCTAGCTCGACCAGTGATCTCCATGATCGAGCGAGGACGCTTTACTGGCAGCCTTAAGTCGCTGGTTGCTTATCTCTCCGTACTGGGTTGAGCGTCAATAAAACGAACATACCTCTGTTTGACCAACTGGAGGATATATTCAATGACGATTGCACATAACACGTTAATCCAACGAACACTTTATTCTCAATAAGTTAAAAAAATTATAAAAAATTAACATATAACCTTTAACTGTCAGTTTAGATAACCTACAATGGACTAAATGTTAGTTTTTAATCGAAAAATTAACCTATCAGGCCAGATTTACTACTTAGGTCATTAGAATGTTTAGTCCGGAAGTTCCATACGATATACCTCCGCTACCTGCCAATGGTATTGAAACGGTAAAAGTCCTGAAGAAAGTAACACCTGCTGCGCGAGCGCTTTCTGCATTGAATCAGGTCGCTAGGCTTCTCGCAAACCAAAACCTATTGGTTAACCTAATCCCAATATTAGAATCGAAGTCGAGTTCTGAAATCGAAAATATTGTGACCACGACAGATGCACTGTTTAAGCATGAATCAGATACATCAAGTGCCGATCCTGCAACCAAAGAAGCTCTGAGATACAAAAAAGCGCTGTTCCTAGGGTTTGAATCTATCTCGGGTGAGAATGCGCGCCCTCTAAATACAAATACGGCAATCGATATCTGTAGCGAGCTTATTGATAAACAAGTTGATGTCCGCAAAGTAACGGGCACTAACTTAAAGAATCAACGTACTGGTGAAGTTATTTACACTCCACCTGTAGGCGAGGATAACCTAAGGAATAAACTGTCTAATTGGGAATCTTATGTCCACGATCATGATGTAGATCCACTAATTGCTTTAGCGGTTGCTCACTATCAATTTGAAGCAATCCATCCATTTTTAGATGGTAACGGTCGAACGGGACGAATACTCAACATT of the uncultured Tolumonas sp. genome contains:
- a CDS encoding Fic family protein — its product is MFSPEVPYDIPPLPANGIETVKVLKKVTPAARALSALNQVARLLANQNLLVNLIPILESKSSSEIENIVTTTDALFKHESDTSSADPATKEALRYKKALFLGFESISGENARPLNTNTAIDICSELIDKQVDVRKVTGTNLKNQRTGEVIYTPPVGEDNLRNKLSNWESYVHDHDVDPLIALAVAHYQFEAIHPFLDGNGRTGRILNILFLIENDLLSQPILYLSRYILQNKEDYYRLLLKVTQDGDWESWICFMLDAITITSLWTIDKVNAIVELQKKTSEHIKTSSQKMHTYELVQLLFEKPYLRTRDLIDRGLYRSRQAAIATLKSLEELDVLVSKTAGRETLFINKRLLELMSYDTNDFLPFIPR
- a CDS encoding helix-turn-helix transcriptional regulator, whose product is MLQGMPEIGAQYAEQRKAKGGTQADAATRVNLARPVISMIERGRFTGSLKSLVAYLSVLG